In Neisseria animalis, a single window of DNA contains:
- the trpC gene encoding indole-3-glycerol phosphate synthase TrpC — translation MTDILNKILATKAQEVAAQKAATPLEEMKRLAAEAPPVRGFYAAIQAKHAQNLPAVIAEVKKASPSKGLIRPDFHPAEIAKSYENAGAACLSVLTDEPYFQGSPEYLKQARAAVSLPVLRKDFMIDPYQVYQARAWGADAVLLIAAALEAEQLEQLEHTAHELGMTVLLELHDEGELAKCRNLTTPLVGVNNRNLRTFEVSLKQTLDLLPHLNGKTVVTESGIRDKNDVDFMRGRGVHTFLIGETFMRAADIEAEVKKLF, via the coding sequence ATGACCGATATCCTCAACAAAATCCTCGCCACCAAAGCACAAGAAGTCGCCGCGCAAAAAGCTGCCACCCCTTTGGAAGAAATGAAACGCCTCGCTGCCGAAGCCCCGCCGGTGCGCGGTTTTTACGCCGCCATCCAAGCCAAACACGCGCAGAATCTGCCTGCCGTGATTGCCGAAGTGAAAAAAGCCAGCCCCAGCAAAGGGCTGATCCGCCCCGACTTCCACCCTGCCGAAATTGCCAAATCCTATGAGAATGCAGGAGCAGCGTGCTTATCGGTATTGACCGACGAACCATACTTCCAAGGCTCGCCCGAATATCTGAAACAAGCCCGTGCCGCCGTATCGCTGCCGGTGTTGCGTAAAGACTTTATGATAGACCCGTATCAGGTTTACCAAGCCCGCGCATGGGGCGCGGATGCGGTTTTACTGATTGCCGCCGCGCTGGAAGCAGAACAGTTGGAACAGCTGGAGCATACCGCCCACGAACTGGGCATGACGGTTTTGCTGGAGCTGCACGACGAGGGCGAACTGGCCAAATGCCGCAACCTGACCACCCCGCTGGTGGGCGTAAACAACCGCAACCTGCGTACATTTGAAGTTTCCCTGAAGCAAACGCTGGACCTGCTGCCGCATTTAAACGGCAAAACCGTTGTCACCGAAAGCGGCATCCGCGACAAAAACGATGTCGATTTTATGCGCGGCCGCGGCGTGCATACCTTCCTC
- a CDS encoding trimeric intracellular cation channel family protein, with protein MTSFDFINITGTAAFTLAGYLVGVRKRLDMLGVLICALLTAIGGGMMRDVLVGRTPMIFVEYAPLAVIAVTLAAAYLFKLQHTQKKVLAQAFVWADSLGLVAFTIIGAQVGLLYNLNVFGVVMMGFVTAVGGGIVRDMLVNEIPVIMREGFYGTVAVIVAFILYLLDHFRMVNPLTLQILLFGGYALRMWAYQTRLRLPKL; from the coding sequence ATGACCTCATTCGACTTCATCAACATCACCGGCACAGCCGCCTTCACTCTGGCGGGCTATCTGGTCGGCGTACGCAAACGGCTGGATATGCTCGGCGTATTGATTTGCGCCCTGCTCACTGCCATCGGAGGCGGCATGATGCGCGATGTTTTGGTGGGGCGCACGCCGATGATATTCGTGGAATACGCCCCGCTCGCCGTCATCGCCGTTACGTTGGCGGCGGCTTATCTGTTTAAATTGCAGCACACACAGAAAAAAGTGCTGGCACAGGCGTTTGTGTGGGCCGACTCGCTCGGACTGGTGGCGTTTACCATCATCGGCGCGCAAGTCGGACTGCTTTACAACCTCAACGTCTTCGGCGTGGTGATGATGGGTTTTGTCACCGCAGTCGGCGGCGGCATCGTGCGCGATATGCTGGTAAACGAAATTCCGGTCATCATGCGCGAAGGTTTTTACGGCACGGTTGCCGTGATTGTCGCCTTCATTCTGTACCTGCTCGACCACTTCCGTATGGTCAACCCTTTGACTTTGCAGATTTTATTGTTTGGCGGCTACGCGCTCAGAATGTGGGCGTACCAAACGCGGCTCAGGCTGCCGAAATTGTAA
- a CDS encoding YheT family hydrolase, whose product MNATAPNTPFWLCNGNADTLFSKLLQGKPPAYRRELLPDSTGETQTAYDFIDSPDPDVPLLVVFHGLEGSSRSHYAIEMMKAVQRKGWHGVVAHFRSCGGITNTAPVFYHSGDTREIGFMLDTLAARYPKIYAVGVSLGGNALAKYLGEQGRLNRAAPVKAAAAVSAPVDLAAAGTRFDRGLTRLLYTRYFLNSLVPKARAFSRFSSAETRPARLQTALSLSQCKTLGDFDDLFTAPLHGFADRHDYYRQSSCKPFLKDVAVPLLLLNAVNDPFLPPEALPSATEVSPSVTLLQPPHGGHVGFVSRDRGRLNIEWLPKTVLAYFDATATP is encoded by the coding sequence ATGAACGCAACCGCTCCGAACACCCCTTTCTGGCTGTGCAACGGCAACGCCGACACCCTGTTTTCCAAGCTGCTGCAAGGTAAGCCGCCCGCCTACCGCCGCGAACTGCTGCCCGACAGCACCGGCGAAACGCAGACCGCCTACGACTTCATCGACAGCCCCGACCCCGATGTACCGCTGCTGGTGGTGTTTCACGGCTTGGAAGGCAGCAGCCGCAGCCATTACGCCATTGAAATGATGAAAGCCGTGCAACGCAAAGGCTGGCACGGTGTCGTCGCACATTTCCGCAGTTGCGGCGGCATCACCAATACCGCGCCCGTGTTTTACCATTCGGGCGACACGCGCGAAATCGGCTTCATGCTCGACACGCTCGCCGCACGTTATCCGAAAATCTACGCCGTGGGCGTATCGCTGGGCGGCAATGCCTTGGCAAAATATTTGGGCGAACAAGGCCGTCTGAACCGGGCCGCGCCCGTCAAAGCCGCTGCCGCCGTCTCCGCACCGGTGGACTTGGCTGCGGCGGGCACGCGCTTCGACCGCGGACTCACACGCCTGCTCTACACACGCTACTTCCTCAATTCGCTGGTGCCCAAAGCCCGCGCTTTCAGCCGTTTCAGCTCCGCAGAAACCCGCCCTGCCCGTTTGCAGACGGCCTTGTCTCTTTCTCAATGCAAAACGCTGGGGGATTTCGACGACTTGTTTACCGCGCCGCTGCACGGTTTTGCCGACCGCCACGACTACTACCGCCAATCATCGTGCAAACCGTTTTTGAAAGACGTTGCCGTGCCGCTGCTGCTGCTCAATGCCGTAAACGATCCTTTCCTGCCGCCCGAAGCCCTGCCGTCCGCAACCGAAGTCTCGCCGTCGGTTACGCTGTTGCAGCCGCCCCACGGCGGGCACGTCGGCTTCGTCAGCCGCGACCGCGGCCGTCTGAACATCGAATGGCTGCCGAAAACGGTGTTGGCCTATTTCGATGCCACGGCAACACCTTAA
- a CDS encoding phosphatase PAP2 family protein, protein MLLLRAYLPLLLRLSALSAAVLIPSALVGLIAARIWAGQGFAFEVPLMLWIHHHVGSWFAPVAVIMHYVGKTSLAVPLITLAAVWLHFRKRTGYAAFLILSTALPTLVMLLSKAVFDRPRPMLWPRLIEESNTSFPSGHSTFAAALATLLFIIFLHSPKRTLLLTGGIVFTLLMGFSRVYLGVHYPTDVLAGWINGCATVCAVYFCFFRKYLHK, encoded by the coding sequence ATGCTTCTTTTACGCGCTTATCTGCCGCTGCTGCTGCGGCTGTCGGCATTATCCGCCGCCGTTTTGATTCCCTCCGCCCTCGTCGGCCTGATTGCCGCACGGATTTGGGCAGGTCAGGGTTTTGCCTTTGAAGTACCGCTGATGTTGTGGATACACCACCATGTCGGCTCTTGGTTCGCACCTGTCGCCGTCATCATGCACTACGTCGGCAAAACTTCGCTGGCGGTGCCGCTGATTACGCTTGCCGCCGTGTGGCTGCACTTCAGAAAGCGCACGGGTTACGCCGCATTCCTGATTCTCTCCACCGCGCTGCCGACACTGGTTATGCTGCTGTCCAAGGCTGTGTTCGACCGTCCGCGTCCGATGCTGTGGCCGCGCCTTATCGAAGAGAGCAACACTTCGTTTCCCAGCGGCCACTCCACCTTTGCCGCCGCTCTCGCCACCCTGCTGTTCATCATTTTCCTGCATTCCCCAAAGCGCACGCTGCTTCTCACCGGCGGTATCGTGTTTACCCTGCTGATGGGTTTCTCGCGCGTGTATTTGGGCGTACACTACCCTACTGACGTTTTGGCCGGCTGGATTAACGGCTGCGCCACCGTATGCGCCGTTTATTTTTGTTTTTTCCGGAAATACCTGCACAAATGA
- a CDS encoding alanine/glycine:cation symporter family protein, giving the protein MTETLHSWVNAVNGPMWDLLIILLLGTGLFFTLATGFVQIRLFGQSIKAMLGGRKQGDDPHGITPFQAFVTGLASRVGVGNIAGVAIAISVGGPGAVFWMWLVAIIGMSSAFAESSLAQLFKIRDYDNHHFRGGPAYYITQGLGQKWLGILFAVSLIFCFGLVYEAVQANTIVAAAEAAWGWDKHAVGVALVILTAPIIFGGIRRVAKLAEMIVPLMAVLYLLLALYIIVTNIGMIPQVVSLIFGTAFQFDAAGGGLLGGLISQTMMMGIKRGLYSNEAGQGSAPNAAAAAEVKHPVSQGMIQMLGVFVDTIIICSCTAFIVLMSDVPSGDLSGAQLTQAAIVSHVGAWGADFLAVLLFMFAFTTIIGNYAYAESNVRFIKSHWLIMAVFRMAVLGMVYFGAVQSVPLVWDMADMAMGTMAWINLIAILLLSPLVFLLLKDYTAKLKLGKDPEFKLSEHPGLKRKIKSDIW; this is encoded by the coding sequence ATGACCGAAACCTTACATTCGTGGGTTAATGCGGTAAACGGTCCGATGTGGGATTTGCTGATTATCCTGCTGCTGGGTACGGGTTTGTTTTTTACGCTGGCAACAGGCTTTGTGCAGATTCGCCTGTTCGGACAAAGTATCAAAGCCATGCTCGGCGGCCGCAAGCAGGGAGACGATCCGCACGGTATCACGCCATTTCAGGCTTTTGTTACCGGCTTGGCCAGCCGCGTGGGCGTGGGCAATATCGCCGGCGTGGCGATTGCCATCAGCGTGGGCGGCCCGGGTGCGGTGTTTTGGATGTGGCTGGTTGCCATCATCGGCATGAGCTCGGCGTTTGCCGAATCGTCGCTGGCGCAGCTTTTCAAAATCCGCGATTACGACAACCATCATTTCCGTGGCGGCCCTGCCTACTACATCACGCAGGGTTTGGGACAGAAATGGTTGGGTATTCTGTTTGCCGTCAGCCTGATTTTCTGCTTCGGCTTGGTCTATGAGGCCGTACAGGCCAATACCATCGTGGCGGCGGCCGAAGCTGCTTGGGGTTGGGACAAACACGCTGTCGGCGTGGCTTTGGTGATTCTGACCGCACCGATTATTTTCGGCGGCATCCGCCGTGTGGCGAAACTGGCGGAAATGATTGTGCCGCTGATGGCGGTGCTGTATCTGCTGCTGGCCTTGTACATCATCGTGACCAACATCGGCATGATTCCGCAAGTTGTTTCTTTGATTTTCGGCACGGCTTTCCAATTTGATGCGGCAGGCGGCGGCTTGCTCGGTGGTCTGATTTCCCAAACCATGATGATGGGCATCAAACGCGGCCTGTATTCCAACGAAGCCGGTCAGGGCTCTGCACCGAACGCGGCGGCGGCGGCGGAAGTGAAACACCCTGTGTCGCAAGGTATGATTCAAATGCTGGGCGTGTTTGTCGATACCATCATCATTTGTTCCTGCACCGCGTTTATCGTATTGATGTCGGACGTTCCTTCCGGTGATTTGAGCGGCGCGCAGCTTACCCAAGCGGCGATTGTGAGCCATGTCGGTGCGTGGGGTGCGGACTTCTTGGCGGTATTGCTGTTTATGTTTGCCTTCACCACCATCATCGGCAACTACGCTTATGCGGAATCCAACGTGCGCTTTATCAAGAGCCATTGGCTGATTATGGCGGTGTTCCGCATGGCGGTATTGGGCATGGTGTATTTCGGTGCCGTACAGAGCGTACCGCTGGTATGGGACATGGCGGATATGGCGATGGGCACCATGGCGTGGATCAACCTGATTGCCATTCTGCTGCTTTCTCCGCTGGTTTTCCTGCTGCTGAAAGACTACACCGCCAAGTTGAAGCTGGGTAAAGACCCCGAATTTAAGCTCTCCGAACACCCGGGCTTGAAACGCAAAATCAAATCGGACATCTGGTAA
- a CDS encoding FAD-binding domain-containing protein, giving the protein MQPTTLIWFRRNLRVADNAALHTALQRGLPVAGIWISEEGRTNPRQALFLHRSAAELHQALAACGIPLYGLQGNAEQLVSEWADALHAAAVVADEAYTPSELWADNRIWHALDKKNIPFIRVNDRSIFAKSELTDRYGMPYRTFPEYRQAWLQAYAQRFRYKQPVSYTAADGILQTALDGLPPFPANLYTPSIVVQHKGGEAAGEKQWAQFAAEIGFYPLQKDFPARKGTGQISAYLTAGCLSARSLAAQAWQQQHRAWLDTLIRRDFHLQTAFHMPSANQEPADHPVSSRYLERWQAGQTGFPLIDAAMRALKRSGWLHPALREAVALFWCGTLKQPWQSGAAWFAAQLTDYEPAANQGNWQEACAQTAPPPLYWAQKLDPDGTFVRRHLPELAHLPSELVHTPHLAGANADTHGYPPPMIKV; this is encoded by the coding sequence ATGCAACCGACCACGCTGATTTGGTTTCGCCGCAACCTGCGTGTTGCCGACAACGCCGCCCTGCACACCGCTTTGCAGCGCGGTTTGCCCGTTGCCGGCATATGGATTTCCGAAGAAGGACGTACCAATCCGCGCCAAGCCTTGTTTCTGCACCGCTCGGCGGCGGAACTGCATCAGGCATTGGCGGCGTGCGGCATACCGCTGTATGGTTTGCAGGGCAATGCCGAACAGCTTGTTTCCGAATGGGCGGACGCACTCCATGCAGCAGCCGTGGTGGCAGATGAAGCCTACACGCCGTCCGAGTTGTGGGCGGACAACCGCATCTGGCACGCGCTGGACAAAAAAAACATTCCCTTTATCCGTGTCAACGACCGCAGCATTTTCGCCAAATCCGAGCTGACCGACCGCTACGGAATGCCCTACCGCACATTTCCCGAATACCGTCAGGCATGGCTTCAGGCATACGCGCAGCGTTTCCGGTACAAACAACCGGTTTCGTACACAGCCGCAGACGGCATTTTGCAGACGGCATTGGACGGATTGCCGCCTTTTCCTGCCAATTTATACACCCCCTCAATCGTGGTGCAGCACAAAGGCGGAGAAGCGGCGGGAGAAAAACAATGGGCGCAGTTTGCCGCCGAGATAGGTTTTTATCCGTTGCAGAAAGACTTTCCCGCCCGAAAGGGTACAGGGCAAATCAGCGCATACCTCACTGCAGGCTGCCTGTCTGCCCGCAGCTTGGCGGCGCAGGCATGGCAGCAACAGCACCGCGCATGGCTGGACACCTTAATACGGAGGGATTTCCATTTGCAGACGGCCTTCCATATGCCGTCTGCAAATCAAGAGCCCGCCGACCACCCCGTGTCTTCCCGCTATCTCGAGCGTTGGCAGGCAGGGCAAACAGGTTTTCCGCTGATTGATGCCGCCATGCGCGCCTTGAAACGCAGCGGCTGGCTGCATCCCGCTTTGCGTGAAGCCGTTGCCTTGTTTTGGTGTGGCACGCTGAAGCAACCGTGGCAGAGCGGCGCGGCATGGTTTGCCGCCCAACTGACCGATTACGAACCGGCCGCCAATCAGGGGAATTGGCAGGAAGCGTGCGCGCAAACCGCACCGCCGCCGCTGTATTGGGCGCAAAAACTCGATCCCGACGGCACGTTTGTCCGCCGCCATCTGCCCGAGCTGGCGCATTTGCCGTCAGAACTCGTCCACACCCCGCACTTGGCCGGTGCGAATGCCGATACACACGGCTATCCGCCGCCGATGATTAAGGTTTGA
- the waaA gene encoding lipid IV(A) 3-deoxy-D-manno-octulosonic acid transferase, whose product MIRRFYNLLWCVAPLFIRRYLKKRARKSPAYLENWHERFGGFVANPVQQPVWIHAVSVGETRAAVPLAAALRQRFPDAPLLLTQMTPTGREAAEILFPDAQCRYLPYDKPEWVRQFLREHRPRFGILMETEIWPNLMHGCRDEGVPLFLANARLSEKSQRGYLKIRNLVEPAMRTLSGCFAQTAADAERLHLIGASNVHVCGNTKYDIAPPDNMRALAAAFRERIGSRPVVLCASTRFYKGADETAMLLEAWKAYRGDALLVVVPRHPERFQTAFDTARSLGYRVQKRSDDKMVAADTQVWIGDSMGELFAYYLSSNVAFVGGSLVDTGCQNIIEPIACGIPTLFGPSTYNFAAVCESAKESRAARQVADAEEWRQVAEACLENGRLREEWAAQAEAFVSAHRGASRRMADEVVKSLGRVV is encoded by the coding sequence ATGATTCGCCGGTTTTATAATTTGTTGTGGTGCGTTGCGCCGTTGTTTATCCGCCGTTATTTGAAAAAACGTGCCCGAAAATCTCCTGCTTATTTGGAAAATTGGCATGAGCGGTTTGGCGGTTTTGTTGCAAACCCGGTGCAGCAGCCGGTTTGGATTCATGCGGTATCGGTGGGGGAAACGCGTGCGGCGGTGCCGTTGGCGGCAGCGTTGAGGCAACGCTTTCCCGATGCACCGCTGTTATTGACGCAGATGACTCCGACGGGACGGGAGGCGGCAGAAATTTTGTTTCCCGACGCGCAGTGCCGTTATCTGCCGTATGACAAACCGGAGTGGGTAAGGCAGTTTTTGCGCGAACACCGTCCGCGTTTCGGCATATTGATGGAAACGGAAATCTGGCCGAATCTGATGCATGGTTGTCGTGATGAAGGTGTGCCGCTGTTTTTGGCCAATGCGCGCTTGTCGGAAAAGTCGCAGCGCGGTTATCTGAAAATCCGTAATCTGGTCGAGCCGGCAATGCGGACACTCAGCGGTTGTTTTGCTCAAACGGCAGCGGACGCGGAGCGGCTGCATTTGATTGGTGCTTCGAATGTTCATGTGTGCGGCAATACCAAATACGATATTGCACCGCCCGATAATATGCGCGCGTTGGCGGCGGCGTTTCGCGAACGTATCGGTTCGCGGCCGGTGGTGTTGTGTGCCAGTACGCGTTTTTATAAAGGGGCGGACGAAACGGCAATGTTGTTGGAGGCATGGAAGGCATATCGGGGCGATGCGCTGCTGGTGGTTGTTCCGCGCCACCCCGAACGGTTTCAGACGGCATTCGATACGGCACGTTCTTTGGGATACCGGGTGCAGAAGCGCAGCGATGACAAGATGGTTGCGGCGGATACTCAGGTTTGGATTGGCGACAGCATGGGCGAACTTTTTGCTTATTATTTGAGCAGTAATGTGGCTTTTGTCGGGGGCAGTTTGGTCGATACCGGCTGTCAAAACATCATCGAGCCGATAGCCTGCGGTATTCCGACTTTGTTCGGCCCGTCAACTTATAATTTTGCGGCCGTCTGCGAAAGTGCGAAGGAAAGCCGTGCGGCGCGGCAGGTTGCGGATGCGGAAGAATGGCGGCAGGTTGCGGAGGCGTGTTTGGAGAACGGCAGACTGCGTGAGGAATGGGCGGCACAGGCAGAGGCGTTTGTATCGGCTCATCGGGGAGCAAGCAGGCGTATGGCAGATGAAGTGGTTAAGAGTTTGGGCCGTGTGGTGTAA
- a CDS encoding protein disulfide oxidoreductase gives MSTLRAYLIPLLQALVLFAVLSAAVDWWRSPEQPVQSADKPLLTLTRHTTSLAELSRDQTAVLYFWGSWCGICRYTSPVIEDLHQAGIPVLSIALNSGNDATVGSYLQQHSFHFPTVNDADGSLSRQWQVGVTPTIILIKNGKMVHHTTGLSSYWGLRGRIWLADKLS, from the coding sequence ATGTCCACCTTACGCGCCTATCTGATTCCTTTATTACAGGCACTGGTATTGTTTGCCGTTTTATCCGCCGCCGTTGACTGGTGGCGGTCGCCGGAACAGCCGGTTCAATCTGCCGACAAACCTCTGCTCACCCTCACCCGACATACCACATCTTTGGCAGAACTCAGCCGCGATCAAACTGCCGTATTGTATTTTTGGGGCAGTTGGTGCGGTATCTGCCGCTATACTTCGCCCGTTATCGAAGATTTGCACCAAGCAGGCATTCCCGTACTCAGCATTGCCTTAAACTCGGGTAATGATGCCACCGTCGGCAGCTATCTGCAACAGCACTCGTTCCACTTCCCTACCGTCAACGATGCAGACGGCTCGCTGTCCCGACAATGGCAGGTTGGCGTTACCCCCACCATTATCCTGATTAAAAACGGAAAAATGGTACATCACACCACCGGACTGAGCAGTTATTGGGGTTTGCGCGGTCGGATTTGGCTGGCAGACAAACTTTCTTAA
- a CDS encoding GlsB/YeaQ/YmgE family stress response membrane protein, whose protein sequence is MSWLGTIIVGFIIGVLAKILHPGKDDLGFIMTTLLGIGGAALAGFVGESAGWYEVGQPAGWIASTVAAIIILAVYTRVIKKR, encoded by the coding sequence ATGAGTTGGTTAGGTACGATTATTGTCGGATTTATCATCGGTGTACTGGCTAAAATTCTGCACCCGGGCAAAGACGATTTAGGTTTCATCATGACCACGCTGCTGGGTATCGGCGGTGCAGCCTTGGCAGGTTTTGTCGGAGAATCTGCCGGCTGGTACGAAGTCGGACAACCTGCCGGTTGGATTGCTTCCACCGTTGCCGCCATCATTATTCTGGCCGTGTACACCCGAGTGATTAAAAAGCGTTAA
- the rpsI gene encoding 30S ribosomal protein S9 — MNGKYYYGTGRRKSSVARVFLTKGTGQIIVNGRPVDEFFSRETSRMVVRQPLVLTENAESFDIKVNVIGGGETGQSGAIRHGITRALIDFDAALKPALSQAGFVTRDAREVERKKPGLRKARRAKQFSKR, encoded by the coding sequence ATGAACGGTAAATACTACTACGGCACAGGCCGCCGCAAAAGTTCAGTGGCTCGTGTATTCCTGACCAAAGGTACAGGCCAAATCATCGTAAACGGCCGTCCGGTTGACGAATTTTTCTCTCGCGAAACCAGCCGCATGGTGGTTCGCCAACCTTTGGTTCTGACTGAAAATGCAGAATCTTTCGACATTAAAGTAAACGTCATCGGCGGCGGTGAAACCGGTCAATCCGGCGCAATCCGCCACGGCATTACCCGTGCCCTGATCGATTTCGATGCTGCTTTGAAACCGGCTCTGTCACAAGCAGGCTTCGTTACCCGCGATGCCCGTGAAGTTGAACGTAAAAAACCGGGTCTGCGCAAAGCACGCCGCGCCAAACAATTCTCAAAACGCTAA
- the rplM gene encoding 50S ribosomal protein L13, with product MKTFSAKPHEVKREWFVIDAQDKVLGRVAAEVAHRLRGKHKPEYTPHVDTGDYIIVINADKLRVTGAKFEDKKYFRHSGFPGGIYERSFREMQEQFPGRALEKAVKGMLPKGPLGYAMIKKLKVYAGAEHGHAAQQPKVLELR from the coding sequence ATGAAAACCTTTTCAGCGAAACCGCACGAGGTGAAGCGCGAATGGTTCGTCATCGATGCCCAAGACAAAGTTCTGGGCCGCGTGGCTGCCGAAGTTGCCCACCGTCTGCGTGGCAAACACAAACCCGAATACACGCCGCACGTTGACACCGGCGACTACATCATCGTCATCAACGCCGACAAACTGCGCGTTACCGGTGCCAAATTCGAAGACAAAAAATACTTCCGCCATTCCGGCTTCCCGGGCGGCATTTACGAACGCAGCTTCCGCGAAATGCAAGAGCAATTCCCGGGCCGCGCTTTGGAAAAAGCCGTAAAAGGCATGCTGCCTAAAGGTCCTTTGGGCTACGCTATGATTAAAAAGCTGAAAGTGTATGCCGGTGCCGAGCACGGTCATGCCGCACAACAGCCTAAAGTTTTAGAATTGCGATAA
- the pgi gene encoding glucose-6-phosphate isomerase, translated as MTRLSAAWQALEEHYHSTAHLHLRDQFAADSQRFDKMHETLHGLLFDYSKNRITDDTLPLLCELAEAAGLPEKMAAMQHGGILNPSEKRAVLHTALRLPEHAAAVQADGENIVPKVHQELTRALRFAEDIINGSHTGCTGKPITDFVHIGIGGSYLGPLVCIQSLTPWRNHLRVHFVSNADDAGIAQTLARLNPETTLFCIASKSFGTPETLLNARAARAWYQQAGLPEQEIHRHFCAISSNVDAAQNFGITPEHIFAMFDWVGGRYSVWSAIGLPVMVAVGAQNFRELLRGAHAMDEHFFHTDFRRNIPVLMGLLHIWYNNFHHADGHTVVPYSHNMRRFPAWLNQLDMESCGKSRTEYGAEVTRKTGGIVFGEEGVDCQHAYFQLLHQGTRLIPCDFIVPVNTPYRIGSQHCFTVANALAQAEALMKGKTLDEARAELAHLPETEREALAPHKTFPGNRPSNSFLLDELTPFTLGMLMAAYEHKIFVQGTIWGINPFDQWGVEYGKILAKTIEPELSADTPPQHDSSTNGLIAYYRAHLKKQ; from the coding sequence ATGACCCGTTTATCCGCCGCATGGCAGGCATTGGAAGAACATTACCACTCAACCGCCCATTTACACCTGCGCGACCAATTTGCCGCCGATTCGCAACGCTTCGACAAAATGCACGAAACCCTGCACGGCCTGCTGTTTGATTACAGCAAAAACCGCATAACAGACGACACCCTGCCCCTGCTGTGCGAACTTGCCGAAGCCGCCGGCCTGCCCGAAAAAATGGCCGCCATGCAGCACGGCGGCATACTCAATCCAAGCGAAAAACGCGCCGTATTGCACACTGCCCTGCGCCTGCCCGAACACGCCGCCGCGGTTCAAGCAGACGGCGAAAACATCGTACCCAAAGTCCATCAAGAGCTGACGCGCGCCCTCCGCTTCGCCGAAGACATCATCAACGGCAGCCACACAGGCTGCACCGGCAAACCCATTACCGATTTCGTCCACATCGGCATCGGCGGCTCATATCTCGGGCCATTGGTCTGCATACAATCGCTCACCCCTTGGCGCAACCATCTCCGCGTACATTTCGTCAGCAACGCCGATGATGCCGGCATTGCCCAAACACTCGCCCGCCTGAACCCCGAAACCACCCTGTTCTGCATTGCCAGCAAATCCTTCGGCACACCCGAAACCCTGCTCAACGCCCGGGCCGCCCGCGCTTGGTATCAGCAGGCAGGCTTACCCGAGCAGGAAATCCACCGCCACTTTTGCGCCATTTCCAGCAATGTTGATGCCGCACAAAACTTCGGCATTACCCCCGAACACATTTTTGCCATGTTCGACTGGGTCGGCGGACGTTACTCCGTTTGGTCAGCCATCGGACTGCCCGTCATGGTTGCCGTCGGCGCACAAAACTTCCGCGAGCTGCTGCGCGGCGCACACGCCATGGACGAACATTTCTTCCACACCGATTTCCGCCGCAATATCCCCGTACTGATGGGATTGTTGCATATTTGGTACAACAACTTCCATCATGCAGACGGCCATACCGTTGTCCCGTACAGCCACAATATGCGCCGCTTTCCCGCTTGGCTCAACCAGCTTGATATGGAAAGCTGCGGCAAAAGCCGTACCGAATACGGAGCAGAAGTTACCCGCAAAACCGGCGGCATCGTATTCGGCGAAGAAGGCGTAGACTGCCAACACGCCTATTTCCAACTGCTGCACCAAGGCACACGCCTGATACCTTGCGACTTCATCGTCCCCGTCAACACCCCCTACCGAATCGGCAGCCAGCACTGCTTTACCGTTGCCAACGCCCTTGCCCAAGCCGAAGCCCTGATGAAAGGCAAAACATTGGACGAAGCCCGTGCCGAACTCGCCCACCTGCCCGAAACCGAGCGGGAAGCCCTTGCGCCGCACAAAACCTTCCCCGGCAACCGCCCCAGCAACAGCTTCCTGTTAGACGAACTCACTCCCTTTACCCTCGGCATGCTGATGGCGGCATACGAACACAAAATCTTCGTCCAAGGCACAATTTGGGGCATCAACCCCTTCGACCAATGGGGCGTCGAATACGGCAAAATTCTCGCCAAAACCATCGAACCGGAGCTTTCCGCCGACACGCCCCCGCAACACGACAGCTCCACCAACGGACTGATTGCCTATTACCGCGCACACCTTAAAAAACAATAA